The genomic region GTTGATGCTATATGTGAAAACGATTTACCTCTAGTTGAACTTGGGGATGCACCAATAACTGAAAAAGATGCTATTGTTGGAAATATAATAGCTGATTTAATTCCAAATGAAGCGACTATTCAATTAGGAATTGGTGGGATTCCAAATGCGGTAGCACAAGCATTAAAAAATAAAAGAGATTTAGGTATACACAGTGAAATGTTCACAGAAGGAATGGTGGACTTAATTGAGGCTGGAGTAGTTACAAATAGAAAGAAAAATATTAACAATAATAAAACAATTGCTGGATTTGCTGCAGGCAGTAGAAGAATGTATGACTTTCTAGATGATAATCCGGGTGTTGAATTCCATTCTATAGATTATGTTAATGATTTAAATGTAATTGCTTCCCATGAGAAGTTTGTGTCTATTAATGCAACTTTAGAGGTAGACCTACTGGGTCAGGTAGCTTCAGAGTCTATAGGACCCCGCCAATTTAGTGGAACCGGTGGTCAGGCAGATTTTGTTAGAGGGGCTAGCTATTCAAAGGGTGGAATGTCATTTATAACCACCTATGCAACAGCTAAAAAGGATACAATATCAAAAATTAAGCCTACACTTACTGAGGGGTCTCACGTTACATGTACAAAAAATGATGTGGACTATATAGTAACAGAGTTTGGGGCTGCAAGACTTAGAGGAAAGACTGCATCCGAAAGAGCAAAGACGTTAATAGCAATAGCACACCCAGCCTTTAGAGAAGAGTTAACACAAGCTGCACGAAAAATGCATCTTATTCCATAAATAAATAAGTAACTTTAATAACACAGCCAATGAATTAAAAAATACACAAAAATGATGAGAGGGAGTGGGAGTAGACTTTAGAAATAATAAGTACATTATTTTAGTTTAATAAAAATTATCAACCAAAAAAGGGAGGAATTTATAATGGCATTAAAAACAGGTGAACAATATAAGGAAAGCTTAAGAAAAATGAGACCAAACGTGTACAAGTGGGATAGATTGATTGAAGATATAACAACAGATCCAGTAACAAGAGGGCACGTTGCTTCAGTAGCACATTCTTATGATATGAGCTTTGATGAGAAAGATGCATATATTTATACAGCAAAATCTCACTTAACAGGGGAAATAGCACACAGATGGAATACATTACCACAAACTGCTGAAGATCAAATGCACAATGCAAGAATGAAAAGACATCAATATAGACATTCTGGAACATGTAAAGGAGCAACCTGTGCTGGTTGGACTGGAATGACAGTGCTTTGGGCTGTTACACAGGAAATGGATAAAGAATATGGTACTAACTATCATGAGCGCCTTAAAAACTATTTTAAATACGTAGAAGATAATGCACTAGCCCTAGCAGGGGCTATTACAGATGCAAAAGGTGATAGATCTCTTAAACCATCTCAACAAAAAAATAAAGATTCACATGTACACATTAAAGAAGTAAGAGAAGATGGAATCGTTATAAGAGGATACAAAACTCAAATTTGTGGTATAGTTGGAGCTAATGAGATTATAGTTGTTCCTGGTGGTGGTTACGGGGAATCAGAAAAGGATTTCTGTCTAGCAGTAGCAGTACCAAGAGATGTTGAAGGACTTACATGCGTAATTACACGAAAACCAAGTGATACTCGTGAAGAAGAAGAGGGCTGGGATGCTCCAAAAGTCGGAACAATTACACAAGCATACTTAATATTTGATGATGTATTTGTACCAAATGAGCGTGTATTTATGGCTGGTGAGTATAAATACAGTGGTAAAATAATTGGATACTTCGCAGCAATTTATAGAGCAGCAATTGGCGCATGTGTTGCTGGTCAAGGGGATGTTATGATAGGGGCAGCAATAAATATGGCTAGAGCAAATGGTTTATCTCAAAAGGTATTTCAAGATAAATTAACTCAAATGGCCATTAATAATGAAATTAACTATGGAACTGGTTTAGGCGCTATGTTAGCAGGAAAACAGCATGAGTCTGGACTTTATATACCTGATGCTTTATTAGCTCATGTTAATAAAACTCAAGTAGCTAAACTTCCTTATGAAACAAAAGTTATTACTCAAGATATTAGTGGTGGTATTGCTGAAACCGGATGTATTCCATCATATAAAGATTTCCAATCTGAGTTATATGGAGAGCATCTATATAAAGCATTAGAAGCTGCAACCGATGGAGAATCAAGAACTAGAGCTGCTCGTTTAGCAGAATGGTTAACTGTAGGCGCAGGTATTCCTGGATGTATGCATGGTGGTGGTTCACCAGATGGCGCTAAGATGGTAGTTAAGGCTTTAACTAAGTGGGAAGATTATGCTGCTGATGCAAAAAGAATTGCAGGAATTACCGGGGAAATCGTAGAACCTAAAAAGAAATAAAAATTAATAATAGCAAATCGCCTGACTATATGTAAGTGTATTAAAAGTTTTGATTTAAAGTTTAATATAATTTGTTATCTCTCCCTTCTGGGAGAGGTAACAAATAAAAATACTTCTAGTGCAATCTTAAGGTTTAAAATAAAATTCTAGGAGGGTAAATTATGGCGATTGTAAGAGAAAACGGAAAAGAGCAACCTTATGTACCATTTGGACCATTTAAGCTAAGAATCCCGTTCGTACATTTTAGGTGGGAGTGGCCAGAGGCAATTCAAGGAGCGTTACTGGTAGCAGTGCCTATGGGAGCAATACCAGTTTTGCAAGAAACATTAGGAGTATCATTTGAAGTAGCCCTTACTATGATGATACTAAACGGAATTTTATATATTTTACATCCAACTTTCGGTGATCCATTATTCCCAGGATGGATTACACCAGCAATACCATTAGTATTAGGATATGCAGCCGGTTTT from Serpentinicella alkaliphila harbors:
- a CDS encoding acetyl-CoA hydrolase/transferase family protein, with the protein product MNRWQEMYISKLASPKEIVKAIKSGDVCASTCALGEPIGLVEALATRVKEEQLTGIKHHMLLTLRNNAYLSPSVSDRLQHVAWFTSGFARKAVQEGRADFMPCYYKDAPRLWREFVEADVFYATVSPMDQHGWFSFGVSVSNARAQLSRAKKVFLEVNKYMPRTHGTGFVHISEVDAICENDLPLVELGDAPITEKDAIVGNIIADLIPNEATIQLGIGGIPNAVAQALKNKRDLGIHSEMFTEGMVDLIEAGVVTNRKKNINNNKTIAGFAAGSRRMYDFLDDNPGVEFHSIDYVNDLNVIASHEKFVSINATLEVDLLGQVASESIGPRQFSGTGGQADFVRGASYSKGGMSFITTYATAKKDTISKIKPTLTEGSHVTCTKNDVDYIVTEFGAARLRGKTASERAKTLIAIAHPAFREELTQAARKMHLIP
- a CDS encoding 4-hydroxyphenylacetate 3-hydroxylase N-terminal domain-containing protein: MALKTGEQYKESLRKMRPNVYKWDRLIEDITTDPVTRGHVASVAHSYDMSFDEKDAYIYTAKSHLTGEIAHRWNTLPQTAEDQMHNARMKRHQYRHSGTCKGATCAGWTGMTVLWAVTQEMDKEYGTNYHERLKNYFKYVEDNALALAGAITDAKGDRSLKPSQQKNKDSHVHIKEVREDGIVIRGYKTQICGIVGANEIIVVPGGGYGESEKDFCLAVAVPRDVEGLTCVITRKPSDTREEEEGWDAPKVGTITQAYLIFDDVFVPNERVFMAGEYKYSGKIIGYFAAIYRAAIGACVAGQGDVMIGAAINMARANGLSQKVFQDKLTQMAINNEINYGTGLGAMLAGKQHESGLYIPDALLAHVNKTQVAKLPYETKVITQDISGGIAETGCIPSYKDFQSELYGEHLYKALEAATDGESRTRAARLAEWLTVGAGIPGCMHGGGSPDGAKMVVKALTKWEDYAADAKRIAGITGEIVEPKKK